The DNA sequence AGGTCCGTCTCGGTGCTTGAAGATACGACGGCTAGGATAGGTACGGGGTGAACAAGGTCGAAGTTTTGAAGGCCGAGAAGGACGGACTGGATTCCCTGTGGGACATCTATCGATTCGCGGAGCGGGGCGGCGGCAGCATGACGGAATCCGATGCGCAGAGGATGAAATGGTACGGCGTATTCCAACGAAACCCGACGCCCGGATTCTTCATGATCCGCGTCCGCATGACGAACGGCCTCTCGAACGCAGAGCAATTTCGAGTGCTGGCCGATCTCGCCGACGAGACTGGGCGGGGATTCGTCCACCTCACCACCCGCCAGCAGGTCCAGCTCCGGTGGGTGGCCATCGAGCGGGTGCCGGAAATCTTCGCGCGGCTCAAGAGCGTCGGTCTCCACGCGATGCAGACGGGAATGGACAACGTTCGCAACATCTGCGGCTGTCCGGCGGCGGGTCTCACTCCACAGGAACTTTTCGATGCGGCGCCCGTGGCACAGGCACTCGCGAACACCTACCTCGGCAATCCGCTGTACTCGAATCTACCCCGCAAGTTCAACGTCTCCATCACGGGTTGCTTGGAAAATTGCACGCACGCCGAGACGCAGGACCTCGCACTGGTCCCTGCCCTTTCGCCGGACAGTTCGCGTACCCCGGGATTCAACGTGCTCGTGGGGGGGAAAAACGGCTCGGGCGGATACCGGCCTGCATCGCCACTGAACGTATTCGTCACACCCGACGAAGCCGTGGGTGTGTGTCTCGCCATACTCGCCCTGTACCGGGATTTCGGTCACCGCGAACAGCGCAATCGGGCCCGTCTTTCGTTCCTGCTGGATGAGTGGGGCACGGAACGATTCAGGTTGAAAGTTGAAGAGCGCGTCGGACGGAAGCTGGCGGGCGAGGGTGAAGACCGGCGTTCGACCCGGCGGCATGTCGATCACGTCGGCGTCCTCCGGCAGAAACATGCGGGACTCAACTACGTCGGTCTCACCGTTCCCGTCGGCAAAATGACCACCGCTCAACTCCGCGAAGCCGCCCACCTGAGCGAGGCTTATGGCGACGGCGAGATCCGCCTCACGAGCAACCAAAATCTGATCCTCCCTCACGTGCCCGACGCCAAACTCGGCTCGCTGTTGGAGGAGCCCTTTGTGAAGGAGTTTCCGTATGCGCCCACCGAGATCATGCGGGGGTTGGTCGCCTGCACGGGCACCGATTTCTGCAATCTGGCCGTCATAGAAGTGAAGGACATCGCGATCCAGACCGCGCGCGCACTGGAAGCGCGACTCCCGTCCACTCAACCTCTTACGATGCACTGGTCCGGCTGCCCGGCGGGATGCGGGAACCATCAGCAGGCGGACATTGGTTTTCTCGGAAAGAAGATCAAGATCAATGGGACGGTTCAGGATGGCGTGGACATCTTCGTCGGCGGACGTTCGGGGCCCGGAGCCACACGTCCCCTCCGGGTGATCGAAGACATCCCCGTGGGGGAGGTCGAGGATTTTTTGGTTTCAATGGTGAAGTATCACCCGCGCGAGAAACTGGTCGAGGCGCTGCGGAAGAGAGGGCGGGAGGTTTCCTTGGATGGAAATCCCACGAACCGTTCGAGCGGTTCAGTCAACCCCCCATCGGCCGCGTCAATCGCCACCCTTCGCCAGGACGACATTCCCTCATCGGGTGCGGCGGTCACATCGTTGGGCGGCAAACCCGTTGCGGTGCTCAGGAATGCCGGTCGCCTGTGCGCCTTTTCGAATGTGTGTCCCCACGAGAATGCCCCGCTTGATGAGGGCGTCGTGGATGGCGATGAAATCATTTGTCCCTTGCATGCCTACCGATTCAGCTTGACCACCGGGGCGTGCAGTACCGTGCCCGGGCTCAGCCTCGAAATCTATGATGCCGCCGAGAGCGCATCGGGAGAAATTACGGTTCGGGAGCGTTCAGCCGAACCTTCAGGGACTCCGGCCCCTCCGGCACTCACCACTTGGAGTTGCCGGTCGTGCCGTTTCGAACAGAAAGGGGAAAGGCCGCCGACGATTTGCCCCGTGTGCGCTTCGGGAACGGACCAATTCTACGCTGGCACGGAGCCTGCAAAAGCGGCGACGCGGGATCGGAGCGGCAAACGGGTCGTCATTGTGGGTGGGAGCATCGCGGCCCACGTCGCCGCGCAAACGTGCCGGCAGGTCGACCCTGAGGCGCATGTGCAGATCATCACCGATGAAGCGGTGTCTTTTTACAATCGATTGGGCCTCACACGGTGGATGTCCGACGAAATCCAGGAGACCCACCTCTTCGACTATTCACCCGATTGGTACGTGACGCAGGGGATCGAGGTGGTGACGCGGAGCCGCGCCGTTGCCCTCGACCCGGTCCTACGTCGCCTCATGCTTTCTACCGGTCAGGAGATCGGTTTCGATGTCCTCATTCTGGCGCACGGGAGTGGGGCGTTGACCCCGCCGTTCTATCGTGGGGCGACTCCCGGAGCTTACCTGCTGCGCACGCTGGAAGATGTTCGCGGTATTCTTGCCGCTGCTTCGGAGGCCACCCGCGCGGCGGTGATCGGGGGGGGGGTGCTGGGGCTCGAAGCAGCCCACGGGCTGCTGAAGCGAGGTGCCCGCGTATCGGTGTTTGAGTATGCCGCTCACCTCATGCCCCGCCAGCTCGATGCGGAGGCCGCGGGATTGCTCGCAGCCTACATATCCTCGAAGGGCACTCACGTCCATGTCGGGGCGGGGGTTGCCGCGCTGGAATCCAGCGGGACGTCGTACCTGATTCGGACGACGGACGGTCGCGAGTTCGAGGCCGATCTCGTGGTCGTTTCCACGGGCATCAAGCCCAATATCGACTGGGTCTCCGCATCCGGCATCCGTTGCGAGCGCGGCATTCAGGTCGACGATCGGATGAAGACCTCCAGCGATTCGGTCTATGCCGCGGGAGATGTCACCGAGTGGAGGGGCCAGGTGGTGGGGTTGTGGGCGAACGCGATCGAGCAGGCGCGCGTGGCGGCGGCCAACGCCATGGGCCAAGAGAAGCGATTTTCGGGTTTCATCCCGGCCACCATCCTGAAATGTTGGGACTACCCGGTGTTTTCCATTGGGGAAATCGCTCCCATTCCCGCACCCTCCGCTGCCGTTCCTGGCGCTTCGGGGAGCAACGGTACAGAGTCAAAAACCTTCTTGGACCCGGTGAAAAAGGTATATCGGCGGATCGACTATCGGCATGGCCTCCCCATCGGGGCCATCCTCGTCGGTACCCGGGAGGGGACGGCCGAGCTGAAGAAACTGGTGGAATGGCGACTCCAAATCCAATCGATCGAGACCAAGCTGTTCGGGGATCACGCGGCCGAAGCGTAAGCCCGCTCGGCCTGGTTCAATCGCTGGGGCCGGAGGAGCAGCTCCGGTTCCACGTGGATGTGGGCAAATGCATTGGTTGCAACGCTTGCATGGTCGCCTGCAACGAACAACACGGAAATCCGTCCAACCTCTTCTGGAGGCGCGTGGGTGAATGCGAGATCGGCTCCTACCCCGAAGCGAGACGGCTCTTCACCTCCATGGCGTGCAATCACTGCCTCGATCCCGCCTGCCTCAAGGGCTGTCCGACGGAGGCGTACGTCAAAAACCCGCGAACGGGCATCGTCCGCCACATCGATGAGGAATGTATCGGCTGCGAGTATTGCGTCTGGAATTGCCCCTACACCGTGCCTCAGTACGATAAGGCCCGTCACATCGTCACCAAGTGCGACATGGGTTTTGAGGAGCTGATGAACGACCAGTGGCCGGCGTGCGTGAGCACGTGCCCCACCGATGCCCTGGCCATCGAGACCGTTGACACACGGGAATGGCGTGAACGACCGGACTCGGGTGACGCCCCGGGTCTCCCTTCGGTACGGATGACGTACAGCACGACCCGGTTCTCGTTTCCAGACGGACGTTCCTCCGCCGGGACCGATTTGCTCCATGGGGACCATGCGGTGGCCGCCCGATTTCGGCTCCATCCCGAAAAGCCGCATCTCCCGCTGGTGCTCTTCACCGTGTTGACGCAAATGGCCGTCGGCACCCTCTTCATGTTCTGGGTGGCCCGGCTGCGTTCGGCGCCCGACCCCGTTTCGGCGAACACGATCTTGCTGCCCCTCTCGATCGTGATGCTGTCACTCCTCGCCGCCACGCTCCATTTGGGAAGGCCCTTGCGCGCGTACCGGGCGCTGAGGAACTGGCGACACTCCTGGCTGAGCCGCGAGATCGGATCGTTTGGCGCGTTTGCAGCGCTGACGACCGCCGCGGTGCTGATTCCCAAAGTGTGGTCTACCCTGCCCTCCGCAACCCTCCGCGTTCTGGAGGGATGCGCCGTCCTTCTGGGTCTGGCCTCCCTCTACTGCACGGCCCGGATCTACCGCGTGCCCGCCCGGCCTTCGTGGGATTCCCCCCGCACCACGGCTTCGTTCCTGCTCAGTTCACTGATTCTCGGCCCGGCCCTCGCGGGTGTGTTGGTCGCGTGCGTTCCCTCCTGGACGCCGGCCCGATCACTGGATTTCGCCGAACTCTGCCGATGGGTGACGTTGGGCGCCGCCGCGACCTTGCTGGCCATGGAGCTGGTCTGGCTGATATTGACTCGCCGCGACTCGCGACGCGAAATCCAAGGGACCCGGTCTCTGCTTTTCACGGATTTTCTGAACCATGCGGCCGTCCGCATTCTCATGCTGATCGTCGGCGGCATCCTCCTTCCTCTCGGGGTCTCCGGTCGGCTGAATCCCCTGCTTGTTGCCATCGGCCTCGGCTTGCTCCTCGCCGGCGAGCTGATGGGCCGATATCTGTTTTTCGTCACCGTGGTTCCCATGAGTATTCCCGGAACGATCCCCGGAACACCCTTCAGCCGGCGCCTGCCATGACAGTAGGTCCACTCTGGCGAAAACTCCGGTCGTGGATCGGAGAGTCCGAGCTGCTGAGTCGCGAACGGATGGGGAAGGATTCCCGCTTCGGAGTCATGGCCGCCGACACGATCCCGGATCGGTGGGTACAAACGGTGTGTGGCTATTGCTCCGTCGGCTGCGGGATGTATGTGGGTGTCAAGAAGGGTGAGGCCGTGGCCGTCAAAGGCGATCCGAAATATCCCGTGAACGAGGGGAAATTGTGCCCGAAGGGACTCTCCGAACACCACACCCTCCGAGCACCCTCTCGCGCACGCGCGCCCATTCTCCGGGGAGCGGATGGAAAACCGCACCCGATTGGATGGGACGACGCCTTGGATCTATTTCTCGGTCGCGTTCGCAGCCTCCAATCTCGATATGGATCAGCGGCGTTTGCCGTGCTCAGTACCGGACAACTGGTCACGGAGGAATTCTACGCGCTGGGAAAGCTGGTCCGACTCGGAATGCGCGTGCCGGATTTCGACGGAAACACCACGCTCTGCATGGCGAGCGCCGTGGCCGGATACAAGCGTTCGTTCGGGAGCGACGGTCCACCCGGGAGTTACCTCGATTTCGAAACGTCCGATGTCATCCTTCTCGTCGGAGCCAACATCTACGATAATCATCCGATTCTGACGCACCGCCTGGCGAAAAACCCGAAGAAGACGGTCATCGTGGTCGATCCCCGCGCTTCGAAGACGGCACTCCTCGCGGATCTCCACCTCCCCATCCGACCGCGTTCGGATCTTGCCCTGTTCAACGGCCTCGCCTATATCCTTCTCCGCGAAGGTTGGATCGATCGTCGGTACGTGTCCGAGCACGTGGACGGATTCGACGCCCTCCGGGAGCATCTGGCCGCGTATCCTCCTGAACGCGTGTCGGAAATCACGGGTCTCACACCGGAACTGATCATGCGGGTGGCGCGACTCTACGCTGAGGCGAAGCGACCCTTGATCGCCTGGACGATGGGCGTGAACCACAGCGACCAAGGCACGGAGACGGTCAACGCGATCAACAACCTCGCCCTCCTCACGGGGAATGTGGGGAAGGAAGGGGCCTCGCCTTTTTCCATCACCGGACAATGTAACGCCATGGGGACGCGCGAGGCAGGATTCACGTCCAGCCTCCCCGGATACCGAGCGTATGACGACCCCGTTTCGCGCAACGAACTGGCCCGGCTGTGGGGAATCGGGCCGGAAGAACTGCCGGCTGCGCGTGGTCGCGCCTACCCGGACATCATCAACGCCGTCATCGACGGCCGAGTCAAGGGATTGTGGATCATTGGAACGAATCCCATTGCCTCGTTCCCGAATCTGGCCAACACAGAGGATGCCCTCTCACGACTGGAGTTTCTCGTCGTTCAGGATGGCTTCTACCCCACTCCCACGGCGGAGCGCGCTCACCTCTTCCTGCCCGCCGCGATCTGGGGTGAAAAGGAAGGCACGTTCACCAACTCGGAGCGCCGCGTGGGGCGTGTGCGTGCGGCCGTTCCCCCCGTGGCCGGATGCCGCACCGATTTCGACATTATTCTCGATCTGGCGCGGCGCGCGGGTTGGGCCGATCGGCTCTTTCCCGGCTGGACCACCCCGGAGGATGCCTTCAATGAATGGGCACGGGTCAGCCGGGGCAGGCTGTGCGACTATTCGGGCATGAATTACGGTCGGCTCGACCGGGAGGGAAGCATCCAATGGCCCTGCCCGGACCACGACCGCCCCGGAGATGAGCGATTGTATTCCAGCGGCGAGTTTCCGACCGCCACGGGCCGGGCGAAACTGTGGTGTGTCGACTGGGCCGAACTCCCGGAGGAACCGCGCCCCGAGTTCCCCTTCATCCTCAATACCGGACGAACCGTGGAACACTGGCACACACGCACCAAGACGCGCGAGGTCGAAATCCTCGAAACGCTCTCACCGGAAGCGTGGGTGGAAGTGAACCCCAGGGATGCCGCGCGACTCCGGATCCGGGACCGCCAGCGGATCACCCTCCGATCCCAGCGGGGAAGCGTGTCCGGAATCCCGGCTCGAATCACTGAAACGGTCGCGCCGGGTCAGGTCTTCGTCCCCTTTCACTTTTTCGAAACGAACGCCAATGCGCTCACCCTCAACACATTCGATCCCCTTTCCCGTGAACCCAACTACAAACAGTGCGCCGTTCGGATTGAACCCGTCTGACCTGCGGGCGGCATCGAGCGTGGGCGATGCCGGGAACGAGGTTGCCACGGGATCGACGCCCCAGGCGCCGATCTCCCTCGCAACGACATCACAGGAAGTCATTGCGAGCAGGTTGCTGCACGGGCAACTGCGAAGCAATCCCCGGATGGATTTGGTGGACCGATTCGGCCGTGTACCGCGCGACTTGCGAATTTCCGTCACCGAGCGTTGCAATTTCCGCTGCACCTATTGCCTCCCGGAAGAGGAGCATCTTCACGGTGGCCGCCCCCCCCTTCTGAGTTTTGAAGAAATCGACCGGCTTGCGCGACTTTTCGCGGAACGCGGAATCCGGAAGTTCCGGCTGACGGGAGGCGAACCGCTGCTCCGAAAGAACCTTCCGGATCTCGTCGCGAAACTTTCGAGTATGGCCGGCATTGAAGACTTGGCGCTCACAACGAATGGATTTTTTCTGGCCGAGGTGGCCAGAGACCTGGCCGGAGCCGGTCTCAAGCGAGTCAGTGTCAGCCTCGATTCACTTCAGCCCGACGTATTCGCCCGGCTCACCGGGCGCCGGGCCCTGAATCGGGTGCTTCAAGGCCTCGATGCGGCGCGCGCCGCGGGCTTTTCTCCCATCAAGCTCAACACCGTGCTCATTCGCGGAGAAAACGACGGAGAAATCCTCAACCTCGTGGATTTCGCGCGCGAGACCGGCTGTCCGATCCGATTCATCGAATTCATGCCGCTTGACTCCGGCCGGGAGTGGACGCGCGATCGGGTCGTCCCCACGGACTTCATTCTCGAAGCCATCTCCGCACGATTCCCTCTCGTGCCGGTGATCCCTCGAACCGCCTCGGAAACCGCCCGGTGTTTCGCGTTCGAGGACGGCAAGGGTGAAGTCGGGTTCATCGCCTCGGTGACCCGGCCCTTCTGCGCCCATTGCAACCGGCTTCGGCTGACGGCGGACGGCCGGCTCCGAACGTGCCTCTTCGCGCACACGGAAATCGACCTGTGCACGCCGCTTCGACGATCTGCGCCCGATGAGGAAATCCATGCCCTCATCGTGAACGGCGTCTACGGGAAGGAGTGGGGACACCGGATTGCCGAACCCGACTTTTTGCCTCCGCAGCGTGGGATGGTCAGAATCGGCGGATAGCACTTCCGAAACTCCGATCAACCATCCATCTTCGGTTCCGATCGTTTCCACAATTGAGAAGTCCCCTGGCAGAGACTTCCCATTTGGTGTATCAGACTGTGGAAAACCGAGTAACCATTGGAATGCACTGGTAGTTCAGATCGCTCGGTTGGCCATCGCTTTGCACTGACCGAGCTGGAGTAATTGCCGATGTCTTCGATAGCATTTGCCATCCTCGCGGGCGGCCAATCGAGCCGATTCCGATCGGACAAGCGAATCGCCAGGTTCAGAGGCAGGCCCCTGCTCGGAATCATGATGGACAAGGCGAAATCCCTCGGCTGGCCCCTTATTCTTTCGGTGCGAGATCAAAGCCAGATGGCGACGCTGGAATCCATGGACGGGATTTCTTGGCCGGGGGTGAGAACGGTGCTGGATCGGCCGGAAGTGGAAGGGCCCATCGCCGGCCTGATGGCTTCCCTCGCCACCGTCGGACATGATTACGTTTTCGTCACGTCCTCCGACTTGCCTTTGCTGGAAACCGGAACAATCCAAAGGCTGTTCAGAATGGCCTCCGATCCTTTGGCCGCCCTGTGTGTGCCGCGGACCCCCAGGGGCATCGAGCCGCTCGCCTCCGTCTACTCCTGTGAGTGCGCGAGCGAACTTGAATTGTTCGTCCGGAACGGCGGCCGTTCTCCGGAAAAGTTCATCCACTCACTCCCCCCGCACAGGGTCCGATTCTGCGATTTCACGTTGGAGGACTCCCGGCAGTTCGCCAATATCAACACACCGGCTGATTTGGAAGCACTGACGATCTCCCCGCCCACCACCCCTTCAAGCACCGTTCACGCGAGAACCGCCCATGCAGGTTAGCGTCCGTTTCTACGCAAAGGCCCAGGAGCTGGCCGGACTCTCGGCGGCACTCATGGAGGTTTCACCCCCCGTCACGGTCGCCGACTTCCGCCGATTGCTTTCGGAGCGGTTTCCTCGGTTGTCCGGAATGGAACGAAGCCTGGCGCTGGCCGTGGTGGAGCGGTTGCCCGGGGAGACGGCGGACCCGCTCGACGCCCGACCGGCCATGGTGGTCACGGATGCCTACCAATTCAACGGCAGCGAGGAAGTGCTCGTCCTCCCGCCGGTGAGCGGAGGCTGATCGCCATGGAGGACCGGCCTCGGCACCTGACCCGCCGCGAACTCCGGCAGGAGGAACTCCTTCCGCGGAGTGGGGATCCTGAGTGCGGAGCCACGGTGATTTTTTCCGGAACCGTCCGCCGTGCGAATCAGGGCCGGACCGTTTCCAGCATCGACTATGAGGCGGAAGAGCGATTGGCGGATGCCGCCCTATCGCAGATCTTCGAGGAAATGGAGAGGACCGCGGGCGGCCCAGGCGTCCTCATCCATCGGTTGGGACGCGTCCCCGTGGGGGAAGCGTCAATTTTCATTTCGGCTTCGTCCGCGCATCGCGACCAGGCCTTCCGCGCCGTGCGCGATGCCATCGAGGCGGTGAAGGTCCGCGTTCCCATCTGGAAAAAGGAACACTACGAGGACGGTTCCTCCGAGTGGCTCGACGGCAAGCCGCTCCAATCTGCGCCCCAATCTGAGAAGGAGATCCAAACGTGAAAGACGTCAGCGAGAAATTTGAGACGTTGCGCACCGCGAAGGCCCAGGCCCAGATCCGCGTGGGGGCCGGGACGCCCGCACTCATGGCCGCGGGGAAATTGCCCAAGGGGGACCCGCTCCCTGTCGCTCGGGTCGCGGCAGTGATGGCCGCGAAGCGCACCTCGGAAATCATCCCCTACTGTCACCCGATCCCCATCGATCACGTCGACGTGCAAATGACGAGCCTCGATCATTGGCTGATCGTCACCGCCGAGGTGAAGGCCATTGCGAAGACGGGCGTCGAGATGGAGGCGCTGACCGCGGCCGGCGTGGCCGCTCTCACGGTGTACGACATGCTGAAACCGGTCGACAACGAACTCGTTATCGAGTCCATTCGACTCGTCGAGAAAACCGGAGGAAAGTCCGATTTCGCGGAGGCGGTGGCGTCGCCCCTCAGGGTGGCGGTCCTGGTCCTCTCCGATTCCGTCCACTCCGGCGCCAAAGAGGACAAGGCCGGAAAAGCCATCGTGGAAGCCCTCCAATCGCAACCGGTCAAAGTCGAGAAATACGAGATCCTGCCGGATGAGACGGCCCAAATCCGCGAGGCCCTGGTGCGCTACTCGGATGAATACAAGATGGACATGGTCATCACAACAGGCGGAACGGGCCTCAGCCCGCGGGACGTGACGGTCGATGCCGCGCGGGCGGTGATCCGGCGCGAGATCCCCGGCGTCATGGAGGCGGCGCGGAGCTACGGTCAGCGACGCACTCCGTACGCCATGCTTTCGCGCGGTATTGCAGGCTTCCGGAACGGGACGCTCATCGTCACCCTCCCCGGCAGCTCGCGTGGGGCCAAAGAATCCATGCAGGCGCTCTTTCCTGCGCTCCTCCACGTGTTCCGCATTGCGCGCCACAATCCGCAGCACGACGCCGGGACCCCACCTGCAATCCACTCGTCGTCCCGGTGCCGATCCTCATACCCTTCCGATCACCGTCCCCGGAGGGGGCCGAAGCGAACCGAAGGGGGCGACGCCGGAAGAAAAAAGAAGAAACCCTTGGAATGACAGACTTCCCCCTCTGGCTCATCCCCGGATTTTTCGCCGCGGGGGCGCTCTACGGCTCGGTAGGACACGGGGGCGCCACGGCCTACCTCGCCCTGATGTCTCTCGCGGGAATCCTGACGCCCGGACTGATCCCGTTCGTGCTTGTCGTGAATGTCGCGGTCGCCATCGGATCTTTCATCCGATATGCAAAGCAGGGACTTCTCCCATGGAAGATCCTCGCCGCGTTCGCGGCAACGTCCGTACCGGCGGCCTTCCTGGGTGGCGCCGTTCCGCTGCGTGGTACGACCACCTCCATCCTTCTCTCACTGAGTCTGCTCGCCGCAGGGCTAAGATTCCTGCTGCTGGCGAGTCCCCATTCGGCCACACCCGCATCCCTCAGGCCCAGGCCCTCGCTTGCGGTCACTCTCCCCGCAGGGGCCTTTCTTGGATTTCTATCCGGTGCGGTGGGCATCGGAGGCGGCGTGTTCCTCAGTCCCCTTCTCATCCTGGCTCGATGGGCCGACCCGAAAGCGACCGCGGCCATCTCCAGCGGTTTCATCGTTCTCAATTCACTCTCCGGGCTGGTGGCGCGTCACGCGGACTTCGCCGCCGCATCCTCCTGGCCCTGGCCGCTCCTGGTGGCCGGGTTCCTCGGCGGATCGTTCGGAGGCTGGGCCGGGGCGCAGAAACTTTCACGTGCCGCCTTGGTGAGGGTATTGGGAGCCGTTCTCGTCGTGGCTGCCCTGAAGCACGGGTTGGACACCCTCGCCCGAGTCTCCTGAAGCACCCCCATGGGAAAACAGGGTTTTCTGATCTCCGTGGATGAAGCCCGAAGAAAAGTTCTTGACCGCGCCCTCCCCCTGCCCCCTACGGCCATGGCGCTTGAAGACGCGCTCGGACATGTTCTTGCGGAAGAGATCTCGGCTACCACGGACATGCCGCCGTTCGACGCGTCGGCGATGGATGGTTTCGCC is a window from the Nitrospirota bacterium genome containing:
- a CDS encoding sulfite exporter TauE/SafE family protein, which codes for MTDFPLWLIPGFFAAGALYGSVGHGGATAYLALMSLAGILTPGLIPFVLVVNVAVAIGSFIRYAKQGLLPWKILAAFAATSVPAAFLGGAVPLRGTTTSILLSLSLLAAGLRFLLLASPHSATPASLRPRPSLAVTLPAGAFLGFLSGAVGIGGGVFLSPLLILARWADPKATAAISSGFIVLNSLSGLVARHADFAAASSWPWPLLVAGFLGGSFGGWAGAQKLSRAALVRVLGAVLVVAALKHGLDTLARVS